One segment of Pandoraea pnomenusa DNA contains the following:
- a CDS encoding sulfite exporter TauE/SafE family protein yields MPLHLVPDTILGSLLAALPSPGHWALMSAALVVAYVIFGIAGFGTALVASPVLAYALPVAQIVPMLALLDFGAASGNVMRNARAADVAELRRLLPSIVAGSLVGGALLLTLKPDILLRALGWFVCAYALFSLAGPKAKSRLSQAWAIPFGALGGLFGAMFGSGGFLFAIYLTSRLERVEAMRITQSTLIGFSTLVRAMLFLIAGVYANVSMLATAASLVPAMIAGMWLGKHVTLRLSRQQFVRLVNVVVLAAGIALLLRT; encoded by the coding sequence ATGCCGCTTCATCTCGTTCCCGACACAATCCTGGGCTCGCTGCTCGCCGCGCTTCCTTCCCCCGGGCATTGGGCGCTCATGAGCGCGGCGCTCGTCGTCGCGTACGTCATCTTCGGCATCGCCGGCTTCGGCACGGCACTCGTCGCCAGCCCTGTGCTTGCCTATGCCTTGCCCGTTGCGCAGATCGTGCCGATGCTCGCGCTGCTCGACTTCGGTGCCGCCTCGGGCAATGTGATGCGCAACGCGCGCGCAGCGGATGTGGCCGAACTGCGCCGGCTCTTACCGTCGATCGTCGCTGGCAGCCTCGTGGGGGGCGCGCTGCTGCTCACGTTGAAACCGGACATCCTGTTGCGCGCGCTGGGATGGTTCGTCTGCGCCTACGCCCTCTTTTCCCTGGCCGGACCGAAGGCGAAGTCACGACTCTCGCAGGCGTGGGCGATTCCGTTCGGCGCGCTGGGCGGTCTGTTCGGCGCCATGTTCGGCAGCGGCGGGTTTCTGTTCGCGATCTACCTCACGAGCCGTCTGGAGCGCGTCGAGGCCATGCGCATCACGCAGTCGACACTCATCGGCTTCAGTACCCTCGTGCGCGCCATGCTGTTCCTGATCGCCGGCGTCTACGCCAACGTGTCGATGCTCGCGACGGCCGCCTCCCTCGTGCCTGCCATGATCGCGGGAATGTGGCTCGGCAAGCACGTCACCCTGCGACTCTCCCGCCAGCAGTTCGTGAGGCTGGTCAATGTCGTCGTGCTCGCAGCCGGCATCGCGCTCCTGCTGCGCACTTGA